One Schistocerca nitens isolate TAMUIC-IGC-003100 chromosome 1, iqSchNite1.1, whole genome shotgun sequence DNA segment encodes these proteins:
- the LOC126244428 gene encoding uncharacterized protein LOC126244428: MDGNFNCLSYADDIVLLNELSRELKEIYQKMDNYPQKVELKVNQDEMEFMQLGRRQEQQECLEVDAMKLKRVQHFKYLGSWFTSDYSKEKDMKERIPVRMKYKNIRIYNTVIRLAVKYSSETWSMTKQQKEKLLIFEKRVTRKIWGPILDKGEWRRKNEEIYILIQQPTILQKPKSKRIKRWVM, from the coding sequence ATGGATGGTAATTTCAATTGTCTCtcatatgcagatgatatagtactGCTAAATGAATTAAGCCGTGAGTTGAAAGAAatataccagaaaatggacaactaTCCACAGAAGGTTGAGCTAAAGGTGAATCAAGACGAAATGgaattcatgcaattaggaagaagacaagagcagcaaGAATGCCTTGAGGTAGATGCCATGAAGTTAAAGAGAGTTCAACACTTCAAATACTTAGGATCTTGGTTTACCAGCGACTACAGCAAGGAAAAGGACATGAAAGAAAGAATACCAgtgagaatgaaatataagaatataagAATATACAACACAGTGATACGTCTAGCAGTCAAGTACAGTTCAGAGACCTGGAGCATGActaaacaacaaaaggaaaaactactaatatttgaaaaaagagtaacgaggaagatatggggaccgatCTTAGATAAAGGAGAGTGGAGGAGGAAGAATGAGGAAATCTACATCTTGATACAACAACCAACAATCCTGCAGAAGCCGAAGAGCAAAAGAATAAAGCGGTGggtcatgtag